Proteins from a single region of Ziziphus jujuba cultivar Dongzao chromosome 1, ASM3175591v1:
- the LOC107426521 gene encoding homeobox-leucine zipper protein HAT9-like yields MRDNILEACNTGLQLGLGLGEYPIISHERKKKDNDNNYNSNSYNNNNDKPVVCLDLSFSLCPKREAPVVDLNIADQASSLKKKVDHHQEEENGSERSDRFNNKICARKKLRLTKEQSALLEGSFKRQSNLNPGQKQALADELNLKPRQVEVWFQNRRARTKLKQTEMDCEFLKKCCENLSEENRRLKKELEELRSQKIETSTTLYTTHQIPKDEKLMIICSSCEKIVK; encoded by the exons ATGAGAGACAATATTCTTGAAGCTTGTAACACAGGTCTGCAACTTGGACTTGGGTTAGGGGAATATCCTATTATTAGCcatgagaggaagaagaaagataatgataataactataatagtaatagttataataataataatgataagccTGTTGTTTGCTTAGACTTATCGTTTTCGCTTTGCCCGAAAAGGGAAGCACCGGTTGTTGATCTTAATATTGCTGATCAGGCTTCAAGTTTGAAGAAAAAGGTTGATCATcatcaagaagaagaaaatggcaGTGAGAGAAGTGATCGTTTCAACAACAAAATCTGTGCCAGGAAGAAACTGAGGCTCACCAAAGAACAATCAGCTTTGCTTGAAGGCAGCTTCAAGCGCCAAAGCAACCTTAATCCG GGCCAAAAACAAGCACTGGCTGACGAATTGAATCTGAAGCCAAGGCAGGTGGAAGTTTGGTTTCAGAATAGGAGAGCTAG GACAAAGTTGAAACAGACAGAAATGGACTGTGAGTTCCTAAAGAAATGCTGCGAAAATCTTAGCGAAGAGAATAGAAGATTGAAAAAGGAACTTGAAGAGCTAAGATCACAGAAGATTGAAACATCAACAACATTATATACTACTCATCAAATTCCAAAGGATGAAAAGCTGATGATAATATGCTCATCCTGTgagaaaattgtaaaataa